The sequence CCACCAAGCGGCCGAGACGCATCTGATCCTGGAAGTAGAACCCGGTTTGCCGCTTGCTCAGATCGAATTTGCTGCTGTAGCCCGACGCGGCGAAATCCAGACTACCGGGATCGATCAGATGATGGTTGGGATTGAACAAGTCGATATCCGGTGCTAGCGCATCTTCATACCGAATCCGCGAATCCAGATCCAGGTAGTCGAGCCCCAGCAGCAGGTTGTGCTCCACTACGCCGGTACGCACCAGGCCAGACAACTGGTTGTCCATGGTTACGCCCTTGCTGCGCTCATCGGTCAGGTAGGCGCGACGGCTCAGCGTCCGCTCGTCAGCGGCCAGAACCGTGGAGTAGGTGTTTTTCTGCAGTACATCAGCATCCAGGAACCGGGTGTTGTGCAGGAAGCTCCAGTTGTCGTTGAACTGATGGCTGATCTTGTAGCCAGGCATCAGTACTTCACGGTCAAAGGTGTTCCAGTTAGCGTCACCACTGTAGGTGTCGGGGTCCAGCTTGCCGTTGCTGTTGCGCAGGAACAGGCCGCTGGCCGGCAAGGTGGTATAGATGCCCATGTCCGGATCTTTCTGATAGTACAGATTGAAATTGACCAGTGTGGCGTCAGTGACCTGCCAGTCCAGCGAGGGCGCCAGCATGATCCGCTCCTCCTCGGAGGTCTGTGCCTGACCATCCTTGCTGCGGGCCAGGCCGACAATGCTGTAGGACAGGTTGGAGTCACCCAGTTGGCCGCGAGACTCAATACTCAGCTCACGCAAGTCCTGGCTGCCGATCGCCAGTTGTACGCTGTTGTAGGGATCCTTGCCGGGCTTTTTGCTGATCAAATTGACCATGCCGCCCGGTGGCATATTGCCGTACAGAGTTGACGTCGGTCCCTTGAAGACCTCGACCTGCTCAACGGCCAGCAGGTCGATCTGCGGCTGCAGGTTCCAGTCGTTGTATAGCAATTGCAGACCGTCATAGGCGTTCTGGTAATTGATGAAGCCGCGTACGTTGAACAGATCCAGCCGGGTTACCGCACCACCTCGCAGTTCGGTATTGACGCCCGGGGTGTAGCGTAGAGCGGCAGCTACCGAGTCGGCATTGCGCATGGACAGGGTGTTCTGGTCGATTACCGAGATACTTTGCGGCGTTTCCTGTGGGGCGAGCTGCGTTTTGGTGGCGGTGTTACGCTCGGTATTGCCGTAAATCACGACATCGTCCAGTTCGTGCTCATGCAGCTCGTTGGC is a genomic window of Halopseudomonas phragmitis containing:
- a CDS encoding TonB-dependent siderophore receptor; translated protein: MKSHHPFQRSLLALSIASLLCTPALANELHEHELDDVVIYGNTERNTATKTQLAPQETPQSISVIDQNTLSMRNADSVAAALRYTPGVNTELRGGAVTRLDLFNVRGFINYQNAYDGLQLLYNDWNLQPQIDLLAVEQVEVFKGPTSTLYGNMPPGGMVNLISKKPGKDPYNSVQLAIGSQDLRELSIESRGQLGDSNLSYSIVGLARSKDGQAQTSEEERIMLAPSLDWQVTDATLVNFNLYYQKDPDMGIYTTLPASGLFLRNSNGKLDPDTYSGDANWNTFDREVLMPGYKISHQFNDNWSFLHNTRFLDADVLQKNTYSTVLAADERTLSRRAYLTDERSKGVTMDNQLSGLVRTGVVEHNLLLGLDYLDLDSRIRYEDALAPDIDLFNPNHHLIDPGSLDFAASGYSSKFDLSKRQTGFYFQDQMRLGRLVVIAGVRRDHFKGSEKGVKYGFATNDSFKQNKTTYRAGMLYGFDNGLAPFVSYAESFEPMNGSDRNGRKFEPSNGQQWEAGIKYAAPDRRTSGSLAVYRITKDNVQTRDPNGGPYDLIQAGEVRSQGVELELASQVTDSLHLSGSWTVQDVEVTKDNSGLKGTTPVWIPEQQVALWANYELYNGPLAGTSLGLGWRYIGEAELNERNTGGKVPSARLVDLSVGYDLSELDTSLAGASIRLSVNNLLDERYYSCYDENNCWFGAERTIQASLKYEF